Proteins co-encoded in one Arachis hypogaea cultivar Tifrunner chromosome 11, arahy.Tifrunner.gnm2.J5K5, whole genome shotgun sequence genomic window:
- the LOC112721296 gene encoding uncharacterized protein produces MGEAITSPTYDTRVMLNFLQKYIFSDGGSHFYNKQLDSLLQRYGVYHKVETPYHPQTSGQAEVSNRKLKRILEKTVSTSRKDWTRRLDDAFWAYMTAFNTPIRMSRYQVVYVKACHLPVELEHRVYWVTKFLNFDIKAVGEKRLLQLSELDEFRHSSYENAKLYKEKAKKWHDRKIASRVFEPGQKVLLFNSQLKLFLGKLKLRWSGPFFVIGVSPYGHVELQDRNSDNKFIVNG; encoded by the coding sequence atggggGAGGCAATAACATCACCCACTTATGACACCCGAGTCATGCTGAACTTCTTGCAGAAGTACATTTTCAGTGATGGAGGTAGCCACTTTTACAATAAACAGCTGGACTCACTTCTGCAAAGGTATGGAGTCTATCACAAGGTGGAAACCccctatcacccacagacaagtGGACAAGCTGAGGTCTCAAATAGGAAACTCAAGAGAATCTTAGAGAAGACAGTGAGTACCTCAAGAAAGGACTGGACAAGGAGACTTGATGATGCTTTCTGGGCGTACATGACAGCTTTCAATACCCCTATTAGAATGTCCCGATACCAGGTAGTCTACGTTAAAGCCTGTCATTTGCCAGTGGAGTTGGAGCACAGAGTATATTGGGTAACAAAGTTCCTGAACTTTGACATCAAAGCTGTAGGAGAGAAAAGGCTACTTCAACTGagtgagcttgatgaattcagacaCTCttcttatgagaatgccaagctctacaaAGAAAAGGCCAAAAAGTGGCACGATAGAAAGATAGCTTCAAGAGTATTTGAGCCTGGCCAGAAGGTTTTATTATTTAACTCTCAACTCAAACTCTTTCTTGGGAAGCTTAAGTTAAGATGGTCAGGACCCTTCTTCGTCATTGGAGTGTCACCCTATGGTCATGTTGAACTTCAAGATAGAAACTCAGACAACAAGTTCATAGTCAATGGCTAA